The genomic region TCGTCAAAACTGTAGGTGCTGTTTTTCGGGCGGAACAGTTCTTTTTCCTGATGATCCTCAACCGCCTGGCGAGAGGCAAACACCGGGTCAAATTCCAGCGCCACGATGCGGGCGCCGGAAATCCGCTGTTGCACGATGACCGGCAGATCCAGGATCAGCGGATCATTCGAATGCACGGTGCCCCACAGGTGCGACACCGCGCCACCAGGGGACTGGACGCGCCAGAACCGGCCTTTGGGGTTGGGTATTTTGGCGGCATCAGCCCGCAGTTGGGCGAGCAGCGCATCCGGCAGGGCCTGCGGGTCAATCTCGGCCGAGACAACCTCGCAGGTCTCACGTGTCGCCCAAGCCTGGGCCTGCAAGGTGGCAGGCATCAGCATCGCCAGGGCGAACAACAGAGGTTTCAACATCGGGATCAGCCTCAGAACGGCAGCTTGACGTCCTTGGGCAGGCCCATGCTTTCGGTCAGTCGCGCCATTTCTTCCTGTGCCTTTTCCGTGGCCTTGGCCTGAGCATCTTTGACCGCCGCCAGGATCAGGTCTTCGACCACTTCCTTGTCGTCGCTGTTGAAGATCGACGGATCAATATCCAGCGCTTTTAGCTCACCTTTGGCGCTGGCGGTTGCCTTGACCAGGCCAGCACCGGATTCTCCGGTGACCATGACATTGTGCAGATCGTCCTGCATCTGGGTCATTTTGGTCTGTAGTTCCTGTGCCGATTTCATCATCTTGGCCATATCGCCAAGACCGCCGAGGCCCTTGAGCATCTGATCTCTCCTATAAGATGGGTTTGCCTGCTAAATACGGTCGCCACCCCTGCCATACAAGGGGAAAGCGGCGGGCAATCCGCTATGAAACGATGCTGGGGACCGATAAGGAACCGGTGTCGAGAGGGGCTAAGCTGTGTCACAAACTTCTGCCCATGTGGACAGGGCGACAAAGCTGAGGGTTATTCCTCCTCAAACGGATCCCATTCGTCTTCCACCTCGGGCAGCGCCTCGGCGGCCACTTGCGCCTGCAATTCCTCGGGGGTGCGGATGCGCTTTATGGTGGCCTTGGGGAAACTGGCCAGCACCGCCTGCACCAAGGGGTGGGCGCTGGCCTTGGTGCGCAAGGCATTCTCGGCGGCGTCGTTCTTTTCGGCGATGGTCTGGGCGTCGCCGTCCGAGACAATCGAAACGGTCCAGCGGCTGCCGGTCCAGGCCTGCAGGCCGGTTCCCAGCCGGGCCGCCAGATCGCGAGGGGCGCTGTCGCTGGGGGTGAACTCGATGCGGCCCGGCTGATAGGACACCAGCCGCACACCGGCTTCCACCTCGACCAGCAGTTTTACATCACGCTGGGTGCGGATCAGCTCGACCACATGTTCAAAGCTGGGATAGCGCGCCAGTGCCGCATCCGCCTGGGGGGCGAGGGCCAGTGATGTGCCGTTGCCACCTGACGCCACAGCGCCGCCGGTGCCGGACGGACCGCTGGTATAGGCACTGCCCATGGTGGCACCGCCACCGCTTGCCATTCCAGTGCCCGGCCCGCCACCGCCCGAACCAGGTGGGGGACCAGAGGGCGGCGCTGCGGGGGGCGGGGTTGGCATGTCCTGCAGCTTTCGGATCAGCTCTTCGGGGCTGGGCAGGTCGGCCACATGGGTCAGCCGGATCACTGCCATTTCAGCCGCCATCATGGCGTTGGGTGCCGCCGAGACTTCCTCGAGCGCCTTGAGCAGCATCTGCCACATCCGGGTCAGCACCCGCATCGGCAGCGCCTGCGCCATTTTGCTGCCACGGCTGCGTTCATCAGGCGAAATCGTGGGGTCTTCGGCGGCATCCGGGGTGATTTTCACCACCGAGACCCAATGGGTGATCTCGGCCAGGTCACGCAGCACCGCCAGCGGATCGGCGCCTTCGGCGTATTGGGCGCCAAGTTCGGTCAGCGCGGCGGCGGCATCGCCGCGCAGGATCATGTCGATCAGGTCCAGCACTCGGCCCCGGTCGGCCAGCCCCAGCATGGCGCGCACCTGATCGGCTGAGGTTTCGCCGGCGCCGTGGGAAATCGCCTGATCCAGCAGTGAGGTGGCATCGCGGGCCGAGCCTTCGGCGGCGCGGGTGATCAGCGCCAGTGCGTCATCGGAAATCTGCGCCCCTTCGGCGGCGGCGATCTTGCTGATCAGCGCGATCATCACCTCGGGCTCGATCCGGCGCAGGTCAAAGCGTTGGCAACGCGACAGCACCGTCACCGGCACCTTGCGGATTTCTGTGGTGGCGAAGATGAATTTCACATGCGCGGGCGGCTCTTCCAGTGTCTTCAGCAGCGCGTTGAAGGCAGAGGTCGACAGCATGTGGACCTCATCGATGATGTAGATCTTATAACGGGCTGAGGCCGCACGATAGGCGACCGAATCGATGATTTCACGGATATCGCCGACACCGGTGCGGCTGGCCGCATCCATCTCCATCACGTCAACATGACGGCCCTGCATGATGGCGGTGCAATGCTCACACTCACCGCAGGGCTCAGTTGTCGGGGTGCCGGTGCCATCCGGGCCGATGCAGTTCATGCCCTTGGCAATGATCCGAGCGGTGGTGGTTTTGCCGGTGCCGCGAATGCCGGTCATGATAAAGGCCGAGGCAATCCGGTCTGCCGCAAAGGCGTTTTTCAACGTCCGCACCATGGCGTCCTGACCGACCAGATCGGTAAAGGTCTCGGGGCGATATTTGCGGGCCAGAACCTGGTAGGGGCTAGGTCCGGTTTCGGGGCCTGCGTTGGGGCCTGCGTCGGTGCTTGTGTCGCTCATGTGTACTCGTGCCGGATTCGGGAACATTCTGGTTCAGCGCAGGGTATGCAAGCCGGCCCGCTTCGTCCACCGCTGTTGCCGCAGTGCTGGCGGTGGTCCTGTTGTTTTGCACCCGGCAACGGCAGTTTCCGCACTTTACTGGCCCAGACTGACCGCCCACCTACATAAAAACATTTTTGTGCAACCCTGTGTTGCGGTTACAGTTGGCTGGATTGACGTCAATGGAAGCTAGGACACGGGTAACAGCACAGGCGCAGGCCGGCAGGGAGAGACAATGCAATCTGAGGAGATCAGGCCAGAGGGCAGTGCACTGGTGATCTATGCGCTTTCGGTGGCGGACGGCATTTTGGCGCTTTGCCCATTGCCGGGGGCGGGTGGCAATTATCGCGGCGACCTGGATCACATCCACGACTGGCAGCCGGGCCTGGTCATTTCAATGACCACCGAGGCCGAGCAGGTGGCTGTCGGCGGGGCGACACTGGGCAGTGATATTCAAAGCATGGCCAGTCGCTGGGTGCATCTGCCAGTGTCCGATTTCGGCACGCCGTCCCCCGATATTCTGACGAAATGGTCATCGGTCAGCCACATGGCGCGCAAGGCGTTGGTCGGAGGTGGGCGGGTCTTGGTGCATTGCCGTGGCGGCTGTGGGCGCTCGGGCATGGTGGTGCTGCGGCTGATGATCGAATGCGGCGAGGCGCCAGAGACAGCATTGAGCAGGCTGCGCGCGGTGCGCCCCTGCGCGGTGGAGACGCCGGAGCAGATGAAATGGGCCTGCGGCCGCCGCCGTCGGGCGCAGGGCTGATCCTTTGCCGCGCAGTGGCTTAGTAGCCTTTGCGCCCCTTGTGGTCACGCTTCATTGATTTGATCATCTTGCCAAAGCCCTTGTCGCGGCGCCGGGATTGCTCAAGGTTTTCGGTGTTGCGCTCTTCGTCACGCTGTAGCTTTTGCCAGCGGTCAACCCGGGCCTGCTCCAGTGTTCCGGCTTTCAGCGCCGCCTTGACGGCACAGCCGGGCTCGCCGCTATGGGCACAGTCGCTAAACCGACAGGACTGGGCAACCTCTGTCAGGTCCGAGAACACTTCTTCGACCGCCTCGTCGGCGTCGATGATCCGCAGGGCGCGCATGCCAGGCGTATCGATCAGCCAGCCGCCGTTTACCATGCGGCGCAGATAGCGTGCGGTGGTGGTGTGGCGGCCTTTGGAATCGACCTCGCGGACATCGCGCACGGCGTCCGTGCTGCCGGTCAGCCCATTGGTCAGGGTTGTCTTGCCCACCCCGGAGGAGCCCACCAAAGCCGCCGTCTGGCTGGGTTTGACCCAAGCCAATAGCTGGCTGACGTCGTCAGCGCTCTTGGCGTCCAGGGTCAGCACGGTGAGCGATGTCGCCAGCGATTCGGCCTGGGCGCGATAGGCGGCGGCATCGTCGCAGATATCGGCCTTGGTCAGCACCACCACCGGATAGCAGCCAGATTGGTGTGCCAGCGTCAGATAGCGCTCCATCCGGGCCAGATTGAAATCGGCGTTGCAAGAGGTGGTGATGAACAGCACGTCGACATTGGCGGCGATCAGCTGCACACGAGCGTCGGTTCCGGCGGCGCGGCGGCTCAGCTCGGTCTGGCGCTCCAGCCGCTCGCAGACCTGATGGGCGTCATTGGCCAGCACCCAGTCGCCAACGGCAAATTCGCCGGTCAGCCGGTCGGGCAGCAGCTGGATTTCGCCGTCAGGTGACAGGCCGGTCAGCTTGTCTCGGTGCACCGCCGATATGCGATAGGCCGTCAGCTCGGCATCGGCGTCCTGCTGGGATTGAAAAAAGGGAGACCATCCAAGGTCTGAATAGGTAAGCGTCATGGCTCTGCCTGTAATTGAACGTAAAAAGACCCAAGCGAAGGCATGCGCGCATCACAACAGGAGGAGTGTTCAGGCAGAGAGTTGGCCGTGGGCCAGATCAGGAGTGCGCTGCCTGAGGGGTCGGTACTGCTACAATCATCAGGCCCTCCAAATCAGGCTGTGGGAGCGATGCTCCGAAAAGTTCACCCCAGCACTGCAAGGGGTTTTAGGTGAGAGGCTGGACATCGACCCAAGCGGGGCTCGTTGTGGCTGCTTCCTTCCGGATCTGACCAGGTTGGCGAGGCGCCTGCCCGCGCCAACCTCTCGAATCCCGATATAGGCGGCTGCGGAGTGAAAGACAAGCGGTGCGTGCTGTGGAGTTACAATGGAATTTGCAGCTGCAGGAAGCCATCTGGGGTGAGCCTGGGCGCTGCGAGGTCCAGATGGGCCAGTTCGTCCAGGTAAGCGCGTGCCGCAGGGCCAGTATAGACAATAGCCTGCGTACCCGGCAGGCGTGCCAGGCACCAGGGCGGTGCGGCGGCGGCCAGGGGATCGGTGGGCAAGGTGCCGTCCAGATAGTCGTAAAGAATATCCCGTATTGGCCGTTTCGGCAGCGATAGCTGTTTTGCTTGCAGTACCATCTGGAAATTGCCGCCCCCCACCGCCCGGTGACTGTTGACCGCCACGACAAACTGTTGGTCGGGATCAATCGGCTGGCCATTCCAGCGGGGGTTGCGAATGCGATGGGCCTGCGGCTCCGCCAATTTCCCTGAGGCATGAAAGCGGGCAGGGACGGACAGGTCAATCTGATAGTCCAGCCCGTGCAGCACATCAAAATTATGGCCCGCCCGATCGGGATTGACCAGTGCGGTGCTGCACGTGCCGGGGATAAGTTGATTGAACAGCCCGGCCGACATTTCCAGCCACTCGACCACCATGGCGCCGGAAAGAGTGATGGCATTCAGGGCGTTGGGAAAGACATGCAGGTCTGCCACATGGCGGCGGCATAGCGGGCCTGCGGCCACATCGGTGAAGTGGCTGGGGCCGGTCCGCGCCCCAAATTTGCAGGGCGACACCGCCGAGAGCAGCGGCAGTTCGCTTGCATCGCTGCCCGCCAGCAGCGGCCGCAGCGCCGCCGCCTGGGCGCTGGCCACCAAAGCAAGGGCGCGGTCGGGGGCAAAGAATGTGAAAAAGGAGTGCAGGGATTGTGCAGAATGGCCTACCGGCTGGTTTATCCGCTTGAGGGTGGCCGCGTGGTCCTTTTCCAGCGCCGCAACCAGGGTGCTGTCCTCGGAAACCTGTGGAATCAACTCTCCGGTGTCGCTGCGCTGAGCGATGGCGCGCAAACCGCACTCCCAGCCCGCCAGCGTCCAGCCGTCGTGGCTGTGTCTCAGCTGCAGATCAATCACCCCAAGATGTGACCCATATGCACCTGGCATCACCACCGGTTTGGCAATCGGAGTGGCGGGGTCGGGCAGATGCAGGTGGGTGTGACCGCCAATCAGAGCGTCGATGTCATCAATAAGGGCCAGCTGCTGCAATGCGTTTTCCGTGTCGTCGGGGTCTGCAATATGTCCGATACCAGTATGGGCAAGAGCGATAATCACGTCGCACCCGGCGGCGCGCAGCGTGGCGCTGGTGCTGCGCGCTGCCTGCACCATATTGATCACCTGAACGCGGCCCTTTAGCTGATGCGCATCCCATTGCAGGGTTTGTTCCGGCAGTACAGACAGCAGGCCAATCCTGACCGGCGGTGCATTGGGATGCGCCGGAATGCGGCGTTCCAGAACCACCGAGGCGGTGAATGGCAGTTCAGTTTCGGGCGTCTCTGCCGTCATGTTCGAGCAGATGGCAGGGCAGGGAGCATCTCTCAGGATATGCGCCAGCGTCTCGATCCCGAAGTTGAAGTCGTGATTTCCCAGGCCAATGGCATCATAGTTCAGCACTTGAAAGGCCCGCATAAGGGGATGTAATGCGGTGCCCTCGGGCTGGTCTCCCAGCGGGGCGCCCTGCAACGAATCGCCATTGTCCAGCAGCAGTGTCGCCGCCCCAAAACCGGACGCCTCGGAACGGGCGCTGGCGATCAGCGTTGCAGTACGCGACAGGCCAATACCAGGGTCTGCCCGGTCGCCATAATAATCATAGCCAAGAAGGTTCATGTGCAGATCCGTAGTGGCCAGCACACGCAGGCTAACCTGGTGTGGCAGATCGGGAGGGTCGGGTTCTGTCAACATGCCGTGTTCGATGCGTTCGACGCCTGTCTTGTCACTGCCGCGCTTTTCTGAGCGGTTTTCTTGGGTGTTCTGAAATCAGTGATTGGGGCCTGTGCCCAGTCATATTTACATACATATTTAACCATGAGGTCGATGCGGTGACCCCCTGTTCAAGCCCCTGAGCTTCGGGCTTGGAGTTGTATGTGTGGCAGCCCAAGGACTAGCCTGCAAGATGCGGCGGCGATAGTTGCTTGCAAAAAATGAAGGTGATGCGATTTTGAGGTTGGCCGGTCATTTATGGGCGCGGCAGAGTTTAGGCGCAAAACAAGGAACGTAGTGTGAAGCGAGCAGAACAGGTGACTTTTGGCGGTGGCGGGCTGGACCGGGCTGCGCATCTGCGTGGTGATAGAGGCGCTCTGGCGACGGCATGGGCTGATCCGGCAGCTGCGGTTCTGCTGGTCTGGCAGGGCAAGCCATTGTCCACGCGTAGCGGCCGCGGATCGTCGCCGGATCAACTGGTTATGATCAGGCCGGACCACCCGCTGGCGGCGTCCCATCGCGAGAACTGCATATTCCTGGGCCTGGCACCAACCGGGGCGCCGCAGTTTGCTTGCGACATCAGCAGCTGGCAGCCGGATGCACTGGATCAGGCCATGCTGGCCAGTTTTGCCGATGCCAGCGAACAACAACACCCGGATTTGCCGACCGGGCAGGTGTTTACCGAATTGCGCAGGATGATGGCATTTTTGACACCGCTAGAGGCCGAACTGGCGGCCACCGCCAATGCGGTGCTGTCCTGGCACAAAAGTCACCAGTTCTGTGCCTGCTGTGGTCAGCCCAGTCAGGTGGCGCAGGCCGGATGGCAGCGCAATTGCGCCGCCTGTAACACCTCTCATTTCCCGCGCACCGATCCGGTGGTGATCATGTTGATCACCCATGGTGATCAGGTTCTGCTTGGGCGCTCACCGGGGTGGCCCGTGGGCATGTATTCCCTGCTGGCTGGATTTGTCGAACCGGGCGAAACGCTGGAGGCCGCAGTGCGCCGCGAAGTGCTGGAAGAGGCCGGAGTGAAGGTGGGTGCCGTGACCTATCTATCCAGCCAGCCCTGGCCTTTTCCCATGTCGCTGATGTTTGGCTGCGCCGGGATTGCACTGGGGCGTGAGCTGACTATTGACCACAGCGAGATCGAAGACGCATTATGGATCAGCCGAGCGGATATGATGACGGTGTTTGCGGGCGACCATCCGGGCATCAGGCCCACTCGGAAAGGTTCAATTGCGCATTTCTTATTGCAAAACTGGCTTGCGGATACGCTGGATTGAAGCGAGTAATAGTGTCGCATCTGATGGTGCCGGTGTGACGAAGTGCTTGATGGGGATAAAATGAAGTTTGTCAGTAAAGAAGATATTGAAGCCCCAATTGCCGAGGTTTTCTTGGTTGTTAGCGAATTCGAGAGTTTTGAGCGCTCGGCCATCCGTCGCGGTGTCGAGGTCCACAGAATGGGGGATGTTGCTGCCCCTGCCAGCGGCCTGGCCTGGGATGTGCAGTTTTCCTTTCGCGGCAGGTCTCGTGATATGCATCTGATTTTGAGCGACTACGAGCCGGTGACCAGACTGCGCCTGTCGGCGGACGGTGGCGGCATTGAGGGTGGTTTGGATATCGAGCTGATGCCGCTGTCGCCGCGCCGCACCCG from Parasedimentitalea psychrophila harbors:
- a CDS encoding DNA polymerase III subunit gamma/tau, whose translation is MSDTSTDAGPNAGPETGPSPYQVLARKYRPETFTDLVGQDAMVRTLKNAFAADRIASAFIMTGIRGTGKTTTARIIAKGMNCIGPDGTGTPTTEPCGECEHCTAIMQGRHVDVMEMDAASRTGVGDIREIIDSVAYRAASARYKIYIIDEVHMLSTSAFNALLKTLEEPPAHVKFIFATTEIRKVPVTVLSRCQRFDLRRIEPEVMIALISKIAAAEGAQISDDALALITRAAEGSARDATSLLDQAISHGAGETSADQVRAMLGLADRGRVLDLIDMILRGDAAAALTELGAQYAEGADPLAVLRDLAEITHWVSVVKITPDAAEDPTISPDERSRGSKMAQALPMRVLTRMWQMLLKALEEVSAAPNAMMAAEMAVIRLTHVADLPSPEELIRKLQDMPTPPPAAPPSGPPPGSGGGGPGTGMASGGGATMGSAYTSGPSGTGGAVASGGNGTSLALAPQADAALARYPSFEHVVELIRTQRDVKLLVEVEAGVRLVSYQPGRIEFTPSDSAPRDLAARLGTGLQAWTGSRWTVSIVSDGDAQTIAEKNDAAENALRTKASAHPLVQAVLASFPKATIKRIRTPEELQAQVAAEALPEVEDEWDPFEEE
- a CDS encoding SRPBCC family protein, which translates into the protein MKFVSKEDIEAPIAEVFLVVSEFESFERSAIRRGVEVHRMGDVAAPASGLAWDVQFSFRGRSRDMHLILSDYEPVTRLRLSADGGGIEGGLDIELMPLSPRRTRMVVTLDLTPKTLSGRLLVQSLKLAKSKLTKRFKTRVAEFAKLTEERLGRLV
- a CDS encoding protein-tyrosine phosphatase family protein; the protein is MQSEEIRPEGSALVIYALSVADGILALCPLPGAGGNYRGDLDHIHDWQPGLVISMTTEAEQVAVGGATLGSDIQSMASRWVHLPVSDFGTPSPDILTKWSSVSHMARKALVGGGRVLVHCRGGCGRSGMVVLRLMIECGEAPETALSRLRAVRPCAVETPEQMKWACGRRRRAQG
- a CDS encoding 5'-nucleotidase C-terminal domain-containing protein produces the protein MLTEPDPPDLPHQVSLRVLATTDLHMNLLGYDYYGDRADPGIGLSRTATLIASARSEASGFGAATLLLDNGDSLQGAPLGDQPEGTALHPLMRAFQVLNYDAIGLGNHDFNFGIETLAHILRDAPCPAICSNMTAETPETELPFTASVVLERRIPAHPNAPPVRIGLLSVLPEQTLQWDAHQLKGRVQVINMVQAARSTSATLRAAGCDVIIALAHTGIGHIADPDDTENALQQLALIDDIDALIGGHTHLHLPDPATPIAKPVVMPGAYGSHLGVIDLQLRHSHDGWTLAGWECGLRAIAQRSDTGELIPQVSEDSTLVAALEKDHAATLKRINQPVGHSAQSLHSFFTFFAPDRALALVASAQAAALRPLLAGSDASELPLLSAVSPCKFGARTGPSHFTDVAAGPLCRRHVADLHVFPNALNAITLSGAMVVEWLEMSAGLFNQLIPGTCSTALVNPDRAGHNFDVLHGLDYQIDLSVPARFHASGKLAEPQAHRIRNPRWNGQPIDPDQQFVVAVNSHRAVGGGNFQMVLQAKQLSLPKRPIRDILYDYLDGTLPTDPLAAAAPPWCLARLPGTQAIVYTGPAARAYLDELAHLDLAAPRLTPDGFLQLQIPL
- a CDS encoding YbaB/EbfC family nucleoid-associated protein, which gives rise to MLKGLGGLGDMAKMMKSAQELQTKMTQMQDDLHNVMVTGESGAGLVKATASAKGELKALDIDPSIFNSDDKEVVEDLILAAVKDAQAKATEKAQEEMARLTESMGLPKDVKLPF
- the rsgA gene encoding ribosome small subunit-dependent GTPase A; this translates as MTLTYSDLGWSPFFQSQQDADAELTAYRISAVHRDKLTGLSPDGEIQLLPDRLTGEFAVGDWVLANDAHQVCERLERQTELSRRAAGTDARVQLIAANVDVLFITTSCNADFNLARMERYLTLAHQSGCYPVVVLTKADICDDAAAYRAQAESLATSLTVLTLDAKSADDVSQLLAWVKPSQTAALVGSSGVGKTTLTNGLTGSTDAVRDVREVDSKGRHTTTARYLRRMVNGGWLIDTPGMRALRIIDADEAVEEVFSDLTEVAQSCRFSDCAHSGEPGCAVKAALKAGTLEQARVDRWQKLQRDEERNTENLEQSRRRDKGFGKMIKSMKRDHKGRKGY
- the nudC gene encoding NAD(+) diphosphatase codes for the protein MKRAEQVTFGGGGLDRAAHLRGDRGALATAWADPAAAVLLVWQGKPLSTRSGRGSSPDQLVMIRPDHPLAASHRENCIFLGLAPTGAPQFACDISSWQPDALDQAMLASFADASEQQHPDLPTGQVFTELRRMMAFLTPLEAELAATANAVLSWHKSHQFCACCGQPSQVAQAGWQRNCAACNTSHFPRTDPVVIMLITHGDQVLLGRSPGWPVGMYSLLAGFVEPGETLEAAVRREVLEEAGVKVGAVTYLSSQPWPFPMSLMFGCAGIALGRELTIDHSEIEDALWISRADMMTVFAGDHPGIRPTRKGSIAHFLLQNWLADTLD